TTGGGATTCGCCCTCATGGTCAAGCGTCTGACTCCGGCGGCCAAACAGAATCTGGATTTTGAGTTCTTCTACATCTGGATCGGCCGCATCTTCCTGGTCATCTGCAAATACCCCTTTGCCCTGGTCGATGCCTGGTGGAGCGACGTCTACCGCTGGGTCGGACTGAAAGGCCTGCTCATCGGCGGCAAGTTCACCAGCCTTTTCGACTGGCATGTCATCGACGGCATCCTCGATGGCAGCGCCCTGGGCGTACGCGGCATCGGCCGCCGCACCGCGCTGACCATCAACGGCAAGATCCAGGATTATATCGCGGGGGCCGTGCTTCTGGCCTGCGGCATCACGGCCGTGGTCATGATCGTGGCTCTTCTGCGCTAACTTCGAATCAAGGAAGATTTTATGACTCACTCAACCTTTCCGGTCCTGAGCACGCTCATCTTCTTCCCCTTGAGCGCGTCCCTGGCTCTGCTGGCGGTGAAGGACGAGGTCCTGATCCGCAAGCTGACCCTGGCGGCGGGCTTGCTGGAGCTGCTCTTCGCCCTGCCGCTTCTGGGCTTCGACCTGTCCTCGGGCAGTTTTCAGTTCGAGGAAAAGATGGCCTGGGTGCCCCAGTGGGGCCTGACCTTTCATCTCGGCGTGGACGGCATCAGCCTGCTCATGGTTCTGCTGACCGTGGCCCTGCTGCCCCTGTGCGTGCTCTGCTCGTGGAACTACATCTCCAAGCGGATCAAGGAATTTCACATTGTCCTCTTGCTCATGACCTCGGCCTGCGTGGGCGTGTTCGTGGCCCTGGACTTCGTGCTCTTCTACATCTTCTGGGAAGCCATGCTCGTGCCCATGTACCTGCTTATCGCGGTCTGGGGCGGGCCCAACAAACGCTACGCGTCCATCAAGTTCTTCCTCTACACACTGGCCGGGTCCACCCTGCTCCT
This genomic window from Deltaproteobacteria bacterium contains:
- a CDS encoding NADH-quinone oxidoreductase subunit M (Catalyzes the transfer of electrons from NADH to quinone), with the protein product MTHSTFPVLSTLIFFPLSASLALLAVKDEVLIRKLTLAAGLLELLFALPLLGFDLSSGSFQFEEKMAWVPQWGLTFHLGVDGISLLMVLLTVALLPLCVLCSWNYISKRIKEFHIVLLLMTSACVGVFVALDFVLFYIFWEAMLVPMYLLIAVWGGPNKRYASIKFFLYTLAGSTLLLVAIIAFYVAGGTFSIPELMTKQFSSELQFWAFLAMALA